One part of the Populus alba chromosome 18, ASM523922v2, whole genome shotgun sequence genome encodes these proteins:
- the LOC118051094 gene encoding uncharacterized protein: MGVLVVNPQDCLKNPLQSQPQPQRTRFTRNPNPNNPRPNRAQPNRRKRSPNSPPPPRAAVPKNDNSNLVMGQVKILKRGKEDLIEPGKKDETPRGSHNTEAVKSEDLGFVSTDMLGPDAVLVPTQVQLTESMHIVNGFYAGSAFITSPPPSSLPLPGFFTKKTDNPVAVDASSELMRLLGLSL; the protein is encoded by the coding sequence atgGGAGTTCTTGTTGTGAATCCTCAAGATTGCCTGAAAAATCCCTtacaatcacaaccacaaccacaacggACGAGGTTCACGAGGAACCCTAACCCCAACAATCCCCGCCCAAACCGGGCACAGCCCAACCGCCGAAAACGGAGTCCCAACTCACCCCCACCTCCACGCGCCGCTGTACCCAAGAACGACAACAGCAACCTTGTTATGGGACAAGTCAAGATTCTCAAACGAGGCAAAGAAGATTTAATCGAGCCCGGAAAGAAGGATGAGACTCCAAGAGGGAGTCATAACACAGAGGCTGTGAAAAGTGAGGACCTGGGTTTCGTCTCAACAGACATGCTGGGTCCTGATGCCGTTCTGGTTCCGACTCAGGTCCAACTCACTGAGTCGATGCACAtagttaatggtttttatgccGGATCGGCTTTTATTACATCCCCGCCACCCAGTTCTCTTCCTCTGCCTGGCTTTTTCACGAAGAAGACAGATAACCCTGTCGCTGTTGATGCAAGCAGTGAGCTAATGAGACTTTTAGGCCTTAGTTTGTAG